One part of the Nocardioides zeae genome encodes these proteins:
- a CDS encoding NAD(P)/FAD-dependent oxidoreductase, whose product MTTPSPAGTPRRVDVDVAVIGGGVVGSAIARRLAGADLRVAIVEARSDVGDGTSKANTAILHTGFDASPGTVESRLVAEGYHLLGDFAEETGIPVERTGALLVAWSEEELVALPGLREKARRNGYDACAIVSAAEVYDAVPSLGPGALGGLTVPDESIICTWSTTIALATDAVARGAEVLLEHRVTAAEPTPDGTLLRTTGGDVHARWVVNAAGLHADTIDGLFGHDRFTVTPRRGELFVFDKLARPLAPLIVLPVPSSRGKGVLVSPTVYGNVMLGPTAEDLDDKTATGTSAAGFAFLREKGERIMPTLFDEEVTTTYAGLRAAVPGGDYLLERDDERRYVLVGGIRSTGLTACIAIAEHVAGLLAAGGVDVGLRDDLPAPPRIPNIGEAGLRPYADAERIATDPAYGHVVCFCERVTAGEVRDAFDSTLPPRDMDGLRRRTRLMNGRCQGFFCGADAQAALETRGASLLAGADR is encoded by the coding sequence GTGACCACCCCCTCTCCCGCAGGTACGCCGCGTCGCGTCGACGTCGACGTCGCCGTCATCGGTGGCGGCGTCGTCGGGTCGGCGATCGCCCGCCGCCTGGCGGGCGCCGACCTGCGCGTCGCGATCGTCGAGGCCCGCAGCGACGTGGGCGACGGCACCAGCAAGGCCAACACCGCGATCCTCCACACGGGCTTCGACGCGAGCCCGGGCACGGTGGAGTCGCGGCTGGTCGCCGAGGGCTACCACCTCCTCGGCGACTTCGCCGAGGAGACCGGCATCCCCGTCGAGCGCACCGGTGCGCTCCTCGTCGCCTGGAGCGAGGAGGAGCTCGTCGCCCTGCCGGGGCTGCGGGAGAAGGCGCGGAGGAACGGGTACGACGCGTGCGCGATCGTCTCCGCCGCCGAGGTCTACGACGCCGTGCCCTCGCTCGGCCCCGGAGCGCTCGGCGGGCTCACGGTCCCGGACGAGTCGATCATCTGCACGTGGTCGACCACGATCGCCCTGGCCACCGACGCGGTGGCGCGCGGAGCCGAGGTGCTGCTCGAGCACCGGGTGACGGCCGCCGAGCCGACGCCGGACGGCACGCTGCTGCGCACCACGGGCGGCGACGTGCACGCCCGGTGGGTCGTCAACGCGGCCGGGCTGCACGCCGACACCATCGACGGGCTGTTCGGGCACGACCGCTTCACGGTGACGCCGCGCCGGGGCGAGCTGTTCGTCTTCGACAAGCTCGCCCGGCCGCTGGCGCCCCTCATCGTGCTGCCCGTGCCCTCGTCCCGGGGCAAGGGCGTGCTGGTGAGCCCGACGGTCTACGGCAACGTCATGCTCGGGCCCACCGCCGAGGACCTCGACGACAAGACCGCGACCGGCACCTCCGCGGCGGGCTTCGCCTTCCTGCGCGAGAAGGGCGAGCGGATCATGCCGACCCTCTTCGACGAGGAGGTCACGACGACCTACGCCGGCCTCCGCGCCGCCGTGCCGGGCGGCGACTACCTGCTCGAGCGCGACGACGAGCGGCGCTACGTGCTCGTCGGCGGCATCCGCTCGACGGGCCTGACGGCGTGCATCGCGATCGCCGAGCACGTCGCGGGCCTGCTCGCCGCGGGTGGCGTCGACGTCGGGCTGCGGGACGACCTGCCGGCACCGCCGCGGATCCCGAACATCGGCGAGGCCGGCCTGCGGCCCTACGCCGACGCCGAGCGGATCGCCACCGACCCGGCCTACGGCCACGTCGTCTGCTTCTGCGAGCGCGTCACGGCGGGCGAGGTGCGGGACGCCTTCGACTCGACCCTCCCGCCCCGCGACATGGACGGTC